A single genomic interval of Arctopsyche grandis isolate Sample6627 chromosome 8, ASM5162203v2, whole genome shotgun sequence harbors:
- the cnn gene encoding phosphodiesterase 4D interacting protein centrosomin isoform X2: protein MSEFRDRISSVLSRHQSTSPSQLNEINMDSEFNMSCNTQAKVASNQGRTMKDYEEQLGALRKENFHLKLKVYFLEERLDKPHVSGSQNEIFKRNIELEVKLEGYKKEINEQQELLYEAARALEFQASPNSKENELRLQIVALEEELQLLRNTENIVKVEDIKVEDMKMEDSMNSVSVATGADDSVALYTAAFNIPRPARSENLQKQMFKANNNKCECRQLKALLTTERETTVQLRDLIASRDKEFIQQRQQLQEVSEQLQHSEAEKRIKTERKSELTSQDVEQLLEKLRQENLNACQMIQSCLVRIKQMDRENRKLKSSLEEKENIIEQSEQEGSSDNRIMMIKKYNEMLNERDSKIVALENELKTKSALKELSNSKNSSQNDDKEWNWMNNHLEKKINTLRESIYVKPKCEFEKNQDATRENDQKNLLHILTGRLQEMAYFLDSLLSNRCILGDEKRRKVENLLEQSLELPVGLKLDPSASQYLENSYMDLTLHNESHSPKLADLTKIFGHHLVLDDSMTCHIKPLDYKKLNKTIENNENNDLEIKMQQEIERLRIQLNSVKERCICRNTDDESDTKIDQKTKSMSYEYNKLLLKKSKLRMNKMNKMNLNTTWHGQEVYQIDQSESECWSEPDRSVSLARMGGPLEETNVKESMSSEDEACTCRKHPYTRQSQWCSDENIFANYNSQITTLMEEKAGIQKVLEDANNKIIDLELIIETNKAQFIVNIKQKHDEINKLNKKLDDTERALENFTSKHREMIEQLAAEKIAVEEKLKSVENHALNLEKSLIKEQQHRKSLQNEIQDTNEACNTKIKDIKEKIETEWVTRVRYEALRHELDNAALQASQATLDRTVVAEQKMRSDAEADRLRRSLTETRLRLSELENANAELQNRLVHLDSWQNSSNKLIPFPTHGSDSPQRTTSPDQGIDSDRLSSLELMEPTPSHVDYMPNDLASENVILRERLERTQRTLESTLNQLHAANSRKKKVQRAMCQEIHKTHSVLRQVRDNLTYDS, encoded by the exons ATGTCGGAATTCCGGGATAGGATCTCGTCGGTCCTCAGCAGACACCAATC TACCAGCCCAAgtcaattaaatgaaattaatatggATTCTGAATTCAACATGTCAT GTAATACCCAGGCCAAAGTAGCGTCAAATCAAGGACGCACTATGAAAGACTACGAAGAACAGTTGGGAGCTCTTCGCAAAGAAAATTTTCACTTAAAActtaaagtatattttttagaGGAAAGATTAGATAAACCGCATGTTTCGGGTTCccaaaatgaaatattcaaaaggAATATAGAATTAGAG GTAAAATTAGAGggatataaaaaagaaataaatgaaCAACAGGAACTTTTATATGAAGCAGCACGAGCTCTTGAATTTCAAGCATCCCCAAATTCCAAGGAAAATGAGTTACGTCTTCAAATAGTAGCTTTAGAG GAGGAATTACAATTGCTGCGAAATACGGAGAATATAGTGAAAGTAGAAGATATAAAAGTGGAAGATATGAAAATGGAAGATAGTATGAACAGTGTTAGTGTTGCAACTGGTGCCGATGACAGTGTGGCCTTATATACGGCTGCCTTCAATATCCCGAGACCTGCTCGTTCAGAAAACTTGCAAAAACAA atgTTCAAagccaataataataaatgtgaaTGTCGTCAGTTAAAAGCTTTGTTAACAACTGAACGTGAAACTACAGTTCAACTCCGAGATTTGATAGCTTCTCGTGATAAAGAATTCATACAACAACGGCAACAGTTACA AGAGGTCAGTGAACAATTACAACATTCTGAAGCtgagaaaagaataaaaacagaaag AAAGAGTGAGCTGACTTCACAAGAT gTTGAACAGTTGTTGGAAAAACTTCGTCAAGAAAACTTAAATGCCTGTCAAATGatacaaa gtTGTTTGGTACGAATCAAACAAATGGATCGGGAAAATAGAAAATTGAAAAGCAGCTtagaagaaaaagaaaatattattgaacAGTCTGAG caaGAAGGATCTAGTGATAATAGAATTAtgatgattaaaaaatataatgaaatgttaAATGAGCGTGATAGTAAAATTGTTGCATtggaaaatgaattaaaaacaaaaagtgCCTTAAAAGAACTTTCAAATTCTAAAAATTCATCTCAAAATGATGACAAAGAATGGAATTGGATGAACAATCATTTGGAAAAGAAAATTAATACACTACGAGAATCTATTTATGTAAAACCCAAGTGtgagtttgaaaaaaatcaagatGCTACTAGAGAAAATGACcaaaa GAATCTGCTACACATTTTGACCGGCAGATTGCAAGAAATGGCTTATTTCTTGGACTCTCTACTTTCCAACAG GTGTATTCTTGGTGATGAAAAACGGCGTAAAGTTGAAAACTTGTTAGAGCAATCTTTAGAATTACCCGTGGGTCTTAAATTAGATCCATCTGCCTCACAATATTTAGAAAATAGTTACATGGATTTGACTTTACATAACGAATCTCACTCGCCAAAATTGGCTGACTTGACAAAAATATTTGGACATCATTTAGTTTTAGATGATAGTATGACCTGTCACATTAAACCTTTAGAttacaaaaaattgaataaaactattgaaaataatgagAATAATGATTTAGAAATTAAAATGCAACAAGAAATCGAAAGACTGAGAATACAATTAAATTCTGTAAAAGAACGTTGCATTTGTCGAAACACAGACGATGAATCTGATACTAAAATTgatcaaaaaacaaaatcaatgtcttatgaatataataaactCCTTCTGAAAAAATCCAAACTCAGAATGAACAAAATGAATAAGATGAATCTAAACACAACTTGGCACGGACAAGAAGTCTACCAAATAGATCAATCTGAATCCGAGTGTTGGTCTGAACCAGACCGTAGTGTCTCATTAGCACGGATGGGAGGTCCTCTAGAAGAAACCAATGTGAAAGAGAGCATGTCTAGTGAAGATGAGGCTTGTACATGTCGCAAACACCCATACACACGACAGTCTCAATGGTGTTCGgacgaaaatatttttgctaatTATAATAGTCAAATAACAACGTTGATGGAAGAAAAAGCTGGAATACAAAAAGTATTAGAAGATgccaacaataaaattatcgactTGGAACTAATTATAGAAACTAACAAGGCTCAATTTATCGTTAACATAAAGCAGAAACATGATGAGATTAATAAGCTCAACAAAAAATTGGATGATACTGAAAGAGCTTTGGAGAACTTCACTTCGAAACATAGGGAAATGATTGAGCAGTTGGCTGCTGAAAAAATCGCCGTTGAGGAAAAATTAAAGAGCGTTGAAAATCACGCTTTAAATCTGGAAAAGTCACTCATTAAGGAACAGCAGCACAGAAAATCACTACAAAATGAGATTCAAGATACCAATGAAGCTTGCAATACGAAAATAAAAgacataaaagaaaaaatagaaaccGAATGGGTGACTCGTGTAAGGTATGAAGCGTTACGACACGAATTAGATAACGCCGCACTACAAGCATCACAAGCAACACTAGATAGGACTGTAGTTGCCGAACAAAAAATGCGCAGCGATGCAGAAGCCGACAGATTAAGAAGATCGCTCACCGAAACGAGATTGAGGCTGAGCGAATTGGAAAATGCCAATGCCGAATTGCAAAATCGTCTGGTCCACTTGGACTCATGGCAGAATTCTTCAAACAAACTCATACCATTCCCTACACACGGTTCAGATTCTCCTCAACGAACAACCTCCCCCGATCAAGGGATTGATAGCGACCGCCTATCGAGCTTAGAACTGATGGAACCAACTCCCTCACACGTAGACTACATGCCAA ATGATTTAGCTTCGGAGAATGTCATACTTCGCGAAAGGTTAGAACGGACCCAGCGAACTTTAGAAAGTACTTTGAACCAACTCCACGCAGCGAATTCTCGCAAGAAGAAAGTGCAACGTGCCATGTGCCAAGAAATCCACAAAACACACTCTGTTTTACGCCAAGTCCGTGATAATTTAACTTATGATTCGTAA
- the cnn gene encoding phosphodiesterase 4D interacting protein centrosomin isoform X1: MNTRRPTAFGVDLSAFSTSPSQLNEINMDSEFNMSCNTQAKVASNQGRTMKDYEEQLGALRKENFHLKLKVYFLEERLDKPHVSGSQNEIFKRNIELEVKLEGYKKEINEQQELLYEAARALEFQASPNSKENELRLQIVALEEELQLLRNTENIVKVEDIKVEDMKMEDSMNSVSVATGADDSVALYTAAFNIPRPARSENLQKQMFKANNNKCECRQLKALLTTERETTVQLRDLIASRDKEFIQQRQQLQEVSEQLQHSEAEKRIKTERKSELTSQDVEQLLEKLRQENLNACQMIQSCLVRIKQMDRENRKLKSSLEEKENIIEQSEQEGSSDNRIMMIKKYNEMLNERDSKIVALENELKTKSALKELSNSKNSSQNDDKEWNWMNNHLEKKINTLRESIYVKPKCEFEKNQDATRENDQKNLLHILTGRLQEMAYFLDSLLSNRCILGDEKRRKVENLLEQSLELPVGLKLDPSASQYLENSYMDLTLHNESHSPKLADLTKIFGHHLVLDDSMTCHIKPLDYKKLNKTIENNENNDLEIKMQQEIERLRIQLNSVKERCICRNTDDESDTKIDQKTKSMSYEYNKLLLKKSKLRMNKMNKMNLNTTWHGQEVYQIDQSESECWSEPDRSVSLARMGGPLEETNVKESMSSEDEACTCRKHPYTRQSQWCSDENIFANYNSQITTLMEEKAGIQKVLEDANNKIIDLELIIETNKAQFIVNIKQKHDEINKLNKKLDDTERALENFTSKHREMIEQLAAEKIAVEEKLKSVENHALNLEKSLIKEQQHRKSLQNEIQDTNEACNTKIKDIKEKIETEWVTRVRYEALRHELDNAALQASQATLDRTVVAEQKMRSDAEADRLRRSLTETRLRLSELENANAELQNRLVHLDSWQNSSNKLIPFPTHGSDSPQRTTSPDQGIDSDRLSSLELMEPTPSHVDYMPNDLASENVILRERLERTQRTLESTLNQLHAANSRKKKVQRAMCQEIHKTHSVLRQVRDNLTYDS; this comes from the exons ATGAACACGCGTCGCCCCACCGCTTTTGGGGTCGACTTGAGCGCCTTCAG TACCAGCCCAAgtcaattaaatgaaattaatatggATTCTGAATTCAACATGTCAT GTAATACCCAGGCCAAAGTAGCGTCAAATCAAGGACGCACTATGAAAGACTACGAAGAACAGTTGGGAGCTCTTCGCAAAGAAAATTTTCACTTAAAActtaaagtatattttttagaGGAAAGATTAGATAAACCGCATGTTTCGGGTTCccaaaatgaaatattcaaaaggAATATAGAATTAGAG GTAAAATTAGAGggatataaaaaagaaataaatgaaCAACAGGAACTTTTATATGAAGCAGCACGAGCTCTTGAATTTCAAGCATCCCCAAATTCCAAGGAAAATGAGTTACGTCTTCAAATAGTAGCTTTAGAG GAGGAATTACAATTGCTGCGAAATACGGAGAATATAGTGAAAGTAGAAGATATAAAAGTGGAAGATATGAAAATGGAAGATAGTATGAACAGTGTTAGTGTTGCAACTGGTGCCGATGACAGTGTGGCCTTATATACGGCTGCCTTCAATATCCCGAGACCTGCTCGTTCAGAAAACTTGCAAAAACAA atgTTCAAagccaataataataaatgtgaaTGTCGTCAGTTAAAAGCTTTGTTAACAACTGAACGTGAAACTACAGTTCAACTCCGAGATTTGATAGCTTCTCGTGATAAAGAATTCATACAACAACGGCAACAGTTACA AGAGGTCAGTGAACAATTACAACATTCTGAAGCtgagaaaagaataaaaacagaaag AAAGAGTGAGCTGACTTCACAAGAT gTTGAACAGTTGTTGGAAAAACTTCGTCAAGAAAACTTAAATGCCTGTCAAATGatacaaa gtTGTTTGGTACGAATCAAACAAATGGATCGGGAAAATAGAAAATTGAAAAGCAGCTtagaagaaaaagaaaatattattgaacAGTCTGAG caaGAAGGATCTAGTGATAATAGAATTAtgatgattaaaaaatataatgaaatgttaAATGAGCGTGATAGTAAAATTGTTGCATtggaaaatgaattaaaaacaaaaagtgCCTTAAAAGAACTTTCAAATTCTAAAAATTCATCTCAAAATGATGACAAAGAATGGAATTGGATGAACAATCATTTGGAAAAGAAAATTAATACACTACGAGAATCTATTTATGTAAAACCCAAGTGtgagtttgaaaaaaatcaagatGCTACTAGAGAAAATGACcaaaa GAATCTGCTACACATTTTGACCGGCAGATTGCAAGAAATGGCTTATTTCTTGGACTCTCTACTTTCCAACAG GTGTATTCTTGGTGATGAAAAACGGCGTAAAGTTGAAAACTTGTTAGAGCAATCTTTAGAATTACCCGTGGGTCTTAAATTAGATCCATCTGCCTCACAATATTTAGAAAATAGTTACATGGATTTGACTTTACATAACGAATCTCACTCGCCAAAATTGGCTGACTTGACAAAAATATTTGGACATCATTTAGTTTTAGATGATAGTATGACCTGTCACATTAAACCTTTAGAttacaaaaaattgaataaaactattgaaaataatgagAATAATGATTTAGAAATTAAAATGCAACAAGAAATCGAAAGACTGAGAATACAATTAAATTCTGTAAAAGAACGTTGCATTTGTCGAAACACAGACGATGAATCTGATACTAAAATTgatcaaaaaacaaaatcaatgtcttatgaatataataaactCCTTCTGAAAAAATCCAAACTCAGAATGAACAAAATGAATAAGATGAATCTAAACACAACTTGGCACGGACAAGAAGTCTACCAAATAGATCAATCTGAATCCGAGTGTTGGTCTGAACCAGACCGTAGTGTCTCATTAGCACGGATGGGAGGTCCTCTAGAAGAAACCAATGTGAAAGAGAGCATGTCTAGTGAAGATGAGGCTTGTACATGTCGCAAACACCCATACACACGACAGTCTCAATGGTGTTCGgacgaaaatatttttgctaatTATAATAGTCAAATAACAACGTTGATGGAAGAAAAAGCTGGAATACAAAAAGTATTAGAAGATgccaacaataaaattatcgactTGGAACTAATTATAGAAACTAACAAGGCTCAATTTATCGTTAACATAAAGCAGAAACATGATGAGATTAATAAGCTCAACAAAAAATTGGATGATACTGAAAGAGCTTTGGAGAACTTCACTTCGAAACATAGGGAAATGATTGAGCAGTTGGCTGCTGAAAAAATCGCCGTTGAGGAAAAATTAAAGAGCGTTGAAAATCACGCTTTAAATCTGGAAAAGTCACTCATTAAGGAACAGCAGCACAGAAAATCACTACAAAATGAGATTCAAGATACCAATGAAGCTTGCAATACGAAAATAAAAgacataaaagaaaaaatagaaaccGAATGGGTGACTCGTGTAAGGTATGAAGCGTTACGACACGAATTAGATAACGCCGCACTACAAGCATCACAAGCAACACTAGATAGGACTGTAGTTGCCGAACAAAAAATGCGCAGCGATGCAGAAGCCGACAGATTAAGAAGATCGCTCACCGAAACGAGATTGAGGCTGAGCGAATTGGAAAATGCCAATGCCGAATTGCAAAATCGTCTGGTCCACTTGGACTCATGGCAGAATTCTTCAAACAAACTCATACCATTCCCTACACACGGTTCAGATTCTCCTCAACGAACAACCTCCCCCGATCAAGGGATTGATAGCGACCGCCTATCGAGCTTAGAACTGATGGAACCAACTCCCTCACACGTAGACTACATGCCAA ATGATTTAGCTTCGGAGAATGTCATACTTCGCGAAAGGTTAGAACGGACCCAGCGAACTTTAGAAAGTACTTTGAACCAACTCCACGCAGCGAATTCTCGCAAGAAGAAAGTGCAACGTGCCATGTGCCAAGAAATCCACAAAACACACTCTGTTTTACGCCAAGTCCGTGATAATTTAACTTATGATTCGTAA
- the Zw gene encoding glucose-6-phosphate 1-dehydrogenase Zw: protein METERPHVFVVLGASGDLARKKIYPTLWWLWRENRLPKDTTFVGYARSPLAIHALQNSCLPYCALSADEDALFQSFWQKNRYVAGSYDKDADFKRLHSELDSSAGARPHNRLFYLALPPSVFEPATANIKHFCTTTQGWNRIIIEKPFGRDAQSSQRLSDHLASLFHEDQMYRIDHYLGKEMVQNLMTLRFGNRIFQPSWNRESVASVLITFKEPFGTQGRGGYFDSFGIVRDVMQNHLLQILCMVAMEKPTSVNPDDIRDEKVKVLRSIKPLQLKDVVVGQYVKNPEGQGDAALGYLDDPTVPKDSVTPTYAMAVLQINNERWDGVPFILRCGKALNERKAEVRIQYHDVAGDIFEGETKRNELVMRVQPGEAIYLKMMCKSPGRAFDLVETELDLTYSHRYKEVPMPDAYERLIEDVFVGSQMNFVRSDELREAWRIFTPLLQQLEEDRVRPVTYVYGTRGPKEADHKLLMNNFKYSGSYKWHQNHK, encoded by the coding sequence ATGGAGACGGAACGGCCGCACGTGTTTGTCGTCCTCGGAGCGTCCGGAGATCTCGCCAGGAAGAAGATCTACCCGACGCTGTGGTGGCTGTGGAGGGAGAATCGTCTCCCCAAGGACACGACCTTCGTAGGGTATGCCAGGTCTCCTCTCGCCATCCACGCTCTGCAAAACTCCTGTCTTCCTTACTGCGCACTTTCCGCCGACGAGGATGCCCTCTTCCAATCTTTCTGGCAGAAAAATCGCTACGTTGCCGGTTCATATGACAAAGACGCTGACTTTAAAAGACTTCACTCGGAGCTCGACTCCAGCGCTGGAGCTCGCCCTCACAATCGACTCTTCTATCTAGCTCTGCCGCCTTCAGTCTTCGAACCGGCCACGGCTAACATAAAGCACTTCTGTACGACGACTCAAGGTTGGAATAGGATCATCATAGAAAAGCCTTTCGGTAGGGACGCTCAGAGCTCCCAACGACTCAGCGATCACCTCGCTTCCCTATTCCACGAAGATCAAATGTATAGAATCGATCACTATCTCGGCAAGGAGATGGTGCAGAATCTCATGACGCTCCGATTCGGGAATAGAATTTTCCAACCGTCTTGGAACAGAGAGAGTGTAGCTTCCGTTCTGATTACCTTCAAAGAACCGTTCGGTACTCAAGGACGCGGAGGATACTTCGATAGCTTCGGCATTGTAAGGGACGTCATGCAGAACCATTTGCTGCAAATACTTTGCATGGTAGCTATGGAGAAACCGACGTCCGTCAACCCGGACGATATAAGAGATGAGAAAGTGAAAGTACTGCGTAGCATTAAACCGTTGCAACTGAAAGACGTTGTCGTCGGGCAGTATGTTAAAAACCCCGAAGGACAAGGGGACGCCGCATTAGGATATCTAGACGATCCTACAGTTCCAAAAGATTCTGTAACTCCTACGTATGCTATGGCAGTTCTGCAAATAAACAACGAAAGATGGGACGGAGTTCCATTCATTCTGAGGTGTGGAAAAGCGCTCAACGAGAGGAAAGCTGAAGTCCGCATTCAATACCACGACGTCGCCGGTGATATCTTCGAAGGTGAAACGAAAAGGAATGAATTGGTGATGCGCGTTCAGCCCGGTGAGGCTATATATCTGAAGATGATGTGCAAATCTCCGGGAAGAGCGTTCGATCTCGTCGAGACTGAATTGGACTTGACATACAGTCACAGATATAAAGAAGTGCCGATGCCCGACGCCTATGAGCGTCTCATAGAGGACGTGTTTGTTGGCTCACAGATGAACTTCGTACGTAGTGACGAGCTGAGAGAAGCGTGGCGGATCTTTACACCGCTGCTGCAGCAGCTGGAAGAGGACCGAGTGCGACCCGTTACATATGTCTACGGCACCCGAGGTCCCAAAGAAGCCGATCATAAACTTTTAATGAACAACTTTAAATACTCAGGTTCCTACAAATGGCATCAAAACCACAAATAA